The sequence TTTTCAGAAATATAATCTATGGGATTAAAATAGTGCTGAGTACCATCTGATTGTACTGGCACTTGCCCTGCAACCTTGCAAGCAAGATCAGAAGAATCAAATCTATCTGTATTTATTGGTTTTATACCAGACTTACCAGCTATTAGCTTGGTCCAAGTATTTTTAACGTCCGCTGCTAGCGGAGTGATCAAGCCAATACCAGTAACTACTACTCTTCTGCTCATTTAACACTAACTATTAGCCTTTTTTATTAATAATGTACTCAACTATTTGTTCCATGGTTTCCATTTTCTGCGCATCTTCATCTGAAATCTCTATTCCAAATTCTTCTTCCACTGCCATGATTATTTCAACTGCGTCCAAACTATCTGTGCCATGATCTGATAATTTCGAAGAGCTACCGAATTTTTCTACATCCTTACTAATGTGCTCCAACATAATCCTTTTTACTTTTGTTTCTATATCTTCTCTAGTGATTTTTGCTACTCCGCTGTTCATTTTTTACCAAAAAATAACCTATTATTTGATGTTATAAAAAATTTTTATGTTTGCAATATAATTAATATTAATAAACTTGAAAGATGCTAAATGAAACGATAAAAAATTTGCTTGTTGCAGAAATAAATAAGCACTTACCAGAAAACAAGGAGGATAAGCTTATATCAGCTATGCGTTACATGTTACTTGCACCAGCAAAGTATATACGTCCATTTTTGGTTATAGCTTCATCTGAAATATTTAATGTGCAAGCTGAAAAAGTAATACCAGTTGCTGCAGCAATTGAATTTATCCACACTTACTCCCTTATACATGATGATTTACCGTGTATGGACAATAGTGACACTCGTCGCGGCCAGCTAAGCTGCCACAAAAAATTCGATGAAGCAACAGCAATTCTTGCTGGAGATGCACTGCTAACTCTGGCTTTTGAAGTGTTATCTTCGCTAAATGAAGACAGCACCAAATGCTGCGCAATTATAAAAGTGCTCTCTCAGGCAATAGGCACTAATGGAATGGTAGGAGGGCAGATTTTAGACATTAATAACCAGCACATAGACTTTGACAAGATAAAAAAAATCCATTTGATGAAAACCGCAAAACTATTTGCAGCTTCATGCGAAATAGGTGCTATAATGGGTGATGCTACGAACGAACACCGAAAAGCATTGTATAATTACGGAGTAAACCTAGGGCTTATTTTTCAAGCTAAGGATGACATCGAAGATTATAAACAAGATAAAGCAAATAATCTGGCTGGTCAAAGTGGAGTAGAGGATTATATAGATAACTTATTTGCACAGGCTTTGAATAACTTGAGTATGCTTTCGGGAAATACTGATTACTTATATACTTTATTAAATCAAATAAAAAAAGATGATTAGGAAAATTACATTACAGTTGCTTATCTACATGGTAATAATTCTTACTTTAACCTCTGCTTTTGTTTTCACCATTGTTTATATAAATAAAGATAAGCCAGAAAAAAAGGATAAGCTTTATGAAATAAATGCCACACATGATGGTATAATACAAACAATAGCATACTATCTAGTGAAACCCATGCTTGAATCAGCTCTTGATAGATACATCCACAAGCATGGGCTGACAGAATACTTGCAAGCCATAATACAACAAAAAGAAGAAAGTGCAATAAATTTTTATGAGATTAGCGAAGGTAATGGTAGCAAAGCTTTCTGCGGCCAGGAAGTGCTGTTACAAATGTATAAAATACAGAATAATAATCTAGCAACAACGCTTCCACTCCTTAATCAAGTTTCTGATGTTACTTTGGAAATAGGTCAAGACAAACTAAAAGAGATGAGTTTAGGGGTAATTGGGATGAAAGAAGGAGGAGAGCGTGTAGTTACAATCAACAATCCTGGTAGTAACAACAAAACAAATTTCAATTCTTATTATGTCAAACTTATCGAAGTAAAGGATCAATATCCAGACTCAGCAAATGATCTTATGATTTTTAATGACTTAGTTAATAAGTCGGGAAAGCAAGTAACATGTGGTGATGAAATATCGGTTAAATATAGTGTGAGTGAGAGTAACGGAAAATATATAATCAAAAACCAAACAGCGCAATTTAAAGTAGGTAATAAAAAAGTACCTCTTGCTATAGAGCTTGGGGTTATAGGAATGAAAACTGGTAATAACAGAAC is a genomic window of Wolbachia endosymbiont of Folsomia candida containing:
- the acpP gene encoding acyl carrier protein produces the protein MNSGVAKITREDIETKVKRIMLEHISKDVEKFGSSSKLSDHGTDSLDAVEIIMAVEEEFGIEISDEDAQKMETMEQIVEYIINKKG
- a CDS encoding FKBP-type peptidyl-prolyl cis-trans isomerase, which translates into the protein MIRKITLQLLIYMVIILTLTSAFVFTIVYINKDKPEKKDKLYEINATHDGIIQTIAYYLVKPMLESALDRYIHKHGLTEYLQAIIQQKEESAINFYEISEGNGSKAFCGQEVLLQMYKIQNNNLATTLPLLNQVSDVTLEIGQDKLKEMSLGVIGMKEGGERVVTINNPGSNNKTNFNSYYVKLIEVKDQYPDSANDLMIFNDLVNKSGKQVTCGDEISVKYSVSESNGKYIIKNQTAQFKVGNKKVPLAIELGVIGMKTGNNRTIISPPDLLNITDDMSIKDIDFNEKDISIITLTLDIEEQLP
- a CDS encoding polyprenyl synthetase family protein, translating into MLNETIKNLLVAEINKHLPENKEDKLISAMRYMLLAPAKYIRPFLVIASSEIFNVQAEKVIPVAAAIEFIHTYSLIHDDLPCMDNSDTRRGQLSCHKKFDEATAILAGDALLTLAFEVLSSLNEDSTKCCAIIKVLSQAIGTNGMVGGQILDINNQHIDFDKIKKIHLMKTAKLFAASCEIGAIMGDATNEHRKALYNYGVNLGLIFQAKDDIEDYKQDKANNLAGQSGVEDYIDNLFAQALNNLSMLSGNTDYLYTLLNQIKKDD